DNA from Ovis aries strain OAR_USU_Benz2616 breed Rambouillet chromosome 15, ARS-UI_Ramb_v3.0, whole genome shotgun sequence:
GACAAAATTAAGTGTAAGGAAATCCCTAAATACATTATAGCAGATTCATATGATGACATTATGTAGTCATCATATTTTTTATGAAtatgaagtttttaaaacttaattatgAAGTTTTATCAAGAATATTTACTAGTTATTCATGTAATAGTTCGCGTggtttatggagaaggcagtggcaacccactccagtactcttgcctagaaaatcccatggacagaggagcctggtaggctgcagtccatggggtcgtgaagagttggacatgactgagtgatttcactttcaattttcactttcatgcattggagaaggaaatggcaacccactccagtgttcttgcctgaagaatcccagggacgggggagtctggtgggctgccatctatggggttgcacagaatcggacacgactgaagcgacttaacagcagcaacagcagcatggtTTAAGCACTTTGACAAGCTTTGGTCTAACTGCCTTATCATCTTATTCAAGACTCCCTAAAACATCATGAAATCATCATGAGTTCTATTAATATCACTGTTtttcagatgagcaaactgagaaaCAAACAGTTTAATTTAGTGTTCAAAGATGCACAGATGATAAAAGGAATCaacactctctccctccctgctaCTGTCTCTCTTTTCCCCTACACTGTAATGCTCCTTCTTCACAGGAGGAAGTTCACCaaattttaaacaacaacaaagaaataacaGAACTTTAACCAAAATGTACATAACTATTCAGTAAATTAcatatatgaaaaagcaaaaaatagaaaataagtgaTTTTGGCTTCTTTATTAAGTttcaagttttctgtttttatgatgAACGTGAATTAGTTCCATAGATTATTATATTTGTATTATCATTTATCTTAATAGATTAAGCAATCCAAGATAGTTTTTATAAAGAAAGAGAGTTTTTCTGAGTTTTAACAAAGCATTACCTCAAAAATAATCTCAACTATGTGAGCCAAGGTGTTTTTGGAGCTTCTCAACTGAACAGATTTTAGTTCCCAGTTTTTGTTATAAATCTTCCCACACTGATACattgaatgataaaaataaagcatatctAAACTAATaaatatgcttccctggtagctgagatagtaaaggatttgcctgccaacatgggagacctgggttcaatccctgggtcgggaagatctgctgaagaagggaatggcaacccactccagtattcttgcttggagaattccatggacagagaaacctggagggctacagtccatgggattgcaaagagtcagatacgactgagtgactaaatttcGTTCTAAGCTAATAGAGAGTGAATTATATTTGATAGTCTTCCTTTCCTGTGGACatagacatataaatatatttaccatGCAATTATTTTGATGTTTGAAAACAGGTCTGTAtgcatgtaaattatatatttttaaaaaaaaatcaagcaaatacACATCACATCACTCTCACTGCTATTGTATCTCCAGTCCTCATTTGAAATCTGAGAATTTCCAcattctattttattcatttctataattttaatttcaggCAATATAAAAATGTCCCATTTAGCTTTTTTAACTCTTAacgtaagggcttccctggtggctctgatggtatagaatccgtctgcaatgtgagagactcaggttcgatccttgggtcaggaagatccccaggagaagggaatggcagtgcactccagtattcttgcctggtgaatcccattgacagaggagcctggtgggctacagtccatgcgattgcaaagagtcggacatgacagagtgactaacaatttcactttaaCACATTCAACATAAGTATTTGTACAAATACAGTCACAAATTGATTATTCTTTCCAACTAATTGCTTGAACAACCATCTACCTAACAAGACAAGAAGCCCAAGATGTCTTCTGAAGATATTTCTCTCTATAACTAAGAATCCAGTTCAAATGAAAGCAGTCCTCCTCTGATTTTAAGAGGCTGTTGGAGTTTGCTCAGCCTGTTATTAGCTATACCATTATCACTGCTATATGATATTGAAATTGAAACTTAGTTTATCacgtctgcagccatgaaatttaaagatgattgctctttggaagaaaagctaagacaaacctagacagcatttaaaaagGAGACACATTGCTTTGCCCACAAAGGCCTGCCTAGTCAatctatggattttccagtggtcatgtatggatgtgagagctgaaccattaagaaggctgagcactgaagaattgacgcttttgaactgtggtgttggagaagactcttgagagtcccttggattgcaaggagatccaaccagtccatcctaaagaaaatcagtcttgaatattcattggaaggacttatccTGAAGTTGAacctccagttctttggccacctgatgcgaagagctgactcattagaaaagaccctgatgctgggaaagattgaaggcgggaggagaaggggacgacagaggacaagatggttggatggcatctactcaaatgacatgagtttgagcaagctctgggagaaatggcgaaggacaggaaagcctggagtgctgcagtccatgggctcacaaaaagtcagacatcagtgagtgactgaacaacaactaccaCATCTACTTGGTAACTGTGTCAGGAGATGTGTCTATAGTATGTGTTTTCCCAGGACCCTCCTCAAAGCCCCCATCACCTCTTTATTCCTCAGGCTGTAGATGAGGGGGTTCAGGGCTGGGGTGACAATTGTGTAGAAGACAGAAATGATGTTGTCTTGCTTGGGGCTGTGGAGGGAACTGGGCAGAACATACATGAATGTGGCCGCTCCATAGAACATCCCGACCACAGTCAGGTGGGAAGAGCAGGTGACCAGGGCTTTCCGCCTCCCTTCATTTGAGGGCATGTGGAGCACAGTAAGTAGAATTAGTGTGTAGGAGGAAACAATGGCAGAAAGCGGGAGCAAGAGGAAAGTCACACCTGTCACATACACCATGAGTTCATGTCTGGAAGTATCTGCACAGGCCAACTTCAACAGAGGTGGAATCTCACAGAGCAGGTGGCTGATCTCCTGGGACATGCAGAAAGGGAAGTGCATGGTGTACAAGGTATGTCCTAGAGCACTCAGGGAAGCCAGGACCCAGGATGTGGCCACCATGAGCCAGCAGACCCTCGGCCTCATGAGGACCATGTAGTTCAGAGGATGACAAATGGCCACATACCTGTCATAGGCCATGAAGGCCAGTAGGAGGTCCTCTGCACCACCCACGGTCAGTGCCAGGAACATCTGAAAGGCACAGCCCCCAAAGGAGATGGTGTTTTCACTGAGCAGATAATCCACGAAGGCCTTGGGAGTGACAACAGATGTGAAGAGGAGGTCCATGAGAGAGAGCTGCCCGAGCAGGAGGTACATGGGCACATGGAGCCGGGCATCCATTGTGATGGCCAGGAGCAGAAAGCCATTGCTGGCGAGGGCCAGCATGTACAGGACTGTGACTGTAGCACAGATCAGCTCAGGAGAAAAACTGTCATTCAGAATCCCTATCAATATGAAGCCACTTCCCAGAGTGAAGTTCCAGTGTTCCATTCTGTGTTTCTTTAGTTATGTAGAACCAGAGGGTCTTGATGAAAGTCTTTCTAAGGGAGATTATCTTAGTTTTGTATTGTCTCACATCACTATGGAATTATCAATAAGAATTCTATGAGATGATATCTTTTCCTCTTGGTAGCTAGGTTTGCCTTCTGGCTTCTGAATTTATGAATCTTTTCATTAAGTTATTATAAAGTAtcatataaattagaaataagcATTTGATCATAGCCTGTCATCTTTAAATAAGATAACCAAGAGAATGAAGCCAAGCAAATATCTGTATAAATAGATAAAATCGTAGCTATCTTCCCAACAAAAAAATTACTCTGCACATTGGCTTTTAATTCAGTTGCTTTTCTGCTTTAAATTTCCTTGGGATTCCAATTCTGTTTTTTCTGCTCCCCTAGACATGACATCTGGCTTCATTTTCCAGTCTCATTGTTCTGAACAGTTTTCTCAACAGGGAACCTGTTGGCTCTTGGACCACTTGGTCTCTTGTGTTCTTGAACTGTCCTCACATCCTTGATGAGCATACTGCTACTTTATAGAAGGGAAGAGGAATTCTGTGCATGACTGAATCACTGGGATAGTATAGATTTTGGAGGTACATATTCAGGAACAGTACAAAAGATGTTTGCCTATCTTCAGGTAATGGTAAGATGTTTTCTCAGGAGGAATGAGGATAGAAATGAAGGTAATGCATGAGATTTGAAAAGATATGGCAAGGTATTTGTGTTTAGGGTACATGATAGAAGGGGTGAGTTATAAAAGAGGGGGATTTATAGAAAAGGTCCAAAGCCATCCCATCACTTGAAAGTCAAAATAAGATCTTGAACAAAAAAAGAGATCCTCTATCTCATAGTATTAGCTGTATGAGGAAAGATGCTGGTTCTGCTGAGCCCTGAATCTCTGTGGAAGTACTGGTGGAAAGATTTGACCAGGAGACCAAGTGGTGTGTGGAACAGTGCTACTTCATTTCCGCTACATGAAAGCAGACCTTTCATAGTTGGATGGAGGACTCAGGAGGCACtctggaaaagaagagaataatCCACCAAAtgtttcctctttcctttgtATCATCTGCTCTTACCCCTCTCTCTTCAGTTTATGTCACCAACGTTGTCAACTTAGGGTTGGGACCTTTCAGTAGTTGGatgataaaatcataaaattggGAGGCTTTTCCAATTGATCTAGTTCCTTTCAttcactccataaatatttactaagcacttaTAATACACCAGGCACTATATCTGATGCTAGGGAAATTGCATGGATGTGAAAAGCCCATTACATAAACATCTACACACATCTACTGGCAATGAAATATGAAGGAAAGTGTAACATACTATGAGTCTATCTAAGTGAAGTATCAGGGAAGGAAACTTTATATAATCACTTCTATGTCACTTATACAAGCTACAGGCTGCAGATGAATATAAGCGGGCTAAGGAAAAAGGGGTCAGAGTGCAATTACAGAGAGAGGAGATAGCACTATAAAGGTCAGGACATTGAAGCAGTACAAGTGCAAGTATCCTTCTTGCACTTATGCCACAGTGAAGTCCAGGCAAGAAGTCAACCAGAAAATCATCTTGTAAAACAGTTTCATCATTCTTTGGGGTCTGAGATCTTTCTCTGGCCTCACAAAACCAGGTCTATATGTTGAAACAAAGAAACAGTGACTGGAAGAACTTCTTTGCCCGTTGGCAGTGacaaaaacacaaattcaaagaCAATTCTTAGTACTGTTCCTAGTATATATATGACTTGGAATACTTTCCTTGAAttaaaaagatgaatggatatattaataaagggaagaaaaaaattaactggtTATATTTATCCAGATTTATGCTCCAGGAATTTGGACAGgacttaaaacaaaaatcaggacTTGTAAAGTGGTGATACTTAGGACTAAAGATCGTTTCTATCTGCCTTCCTCCCCTTGATTCAGAGCCCTGCTCTCCCTCCTTCCATTCTCTAATTTGTCTCCACTATGGTAATCTGAAGATAAACGCCAGCAAACATATAGTGTGCCTACACAGGAAGAGCCCCCTTTCTGGAAAACTGCTGATGGCGGGTGAATACCTCAGACCAAGGGAAGAGAATGGAAACCGAGATTAACAGAGGGGCATTGTTGTACTTTAAAGGAAATGGTCAGAAAAAGCCAATGAAGAAGATGGAGTCAAAGATTTGGAATCACATCTTTATGTTATTACTCTGTATCACTGTTAGCATACTTTAAAGTATTCATTGACTTCAATTAGCTTTTTCTGTAGCATTGGACTTTAATATCAAGCAGTCGTATATCAAATAGGCACTTCAACTGATTTTAGATTATCCTCTTTTGAGATCCCGGTTTTTTATGGGTACACGTCAAACCGTCTGAGGCCAGGATAATCTAGGTCTAGAGATAATACTGAGACTTTTACCAGGATACCAGCATCAGGAAGTATAGGAAACCAGGTCTTGCCAGTGGAACAGATCAATTGTGGGTATATGTAAGGGTACCTAAAGTATAGAATGGAATGGATGAGTTATAATGGCTGAGGGACTGAGAATCTAAGAAGCAGAGCAGTGAGGTCTTGACTATATATCTCAAGACTTCCAGATTccacttaattttcttgaaacaaAGAAAGAGCCCTTACCTCGGATGGGGAGGGGTTCGGCTGCCTGAGTACACCTACTGCCCTGTGATTCATTTGAGGGATGAAGATGTTCAAGAAGATGAAGAAAGAGGTGATGGTTCTTCTGGCAGGGGAGGATGTAGGCATGTGTACAGCTGTGACTGAAATCAGAGGTCAAAGACACCTCCAGTCACATTGTCAGTCCTCTCTGGAGGTGGAAGTGGATGCCAATGAGCAGATGAGAACCTAGGCAGGATCCTGGGGAAACAAGGAGCTAAATCTCTACACACAAGCTAAATTCTCCTTGTGAGAAAACCTTCAGAGCCTTGGCATCATTCTAACTGAATTCTTGAACCCGGGTACTCAGATTTTCAGGTATTCCTATCTTACTGGGAGCCATGAAAAAACATGAGAAGGAAATTGactaaaaaggtataaaaggagCTGCCCAATGGAGATGCTATACACCAGCCTCACTGTCCCTGGGGCGACAGTGAGCTGGGGCCCTGTCCTGGGGGAGGCATCATGGTCTCATCCCTTCAGCTGACATGACCTCCCCTGAAAATGCTGCTCcaggaaacaaaattttaatgaatctCCCAGGCATATCTCCTGGCCTCCAACTCCAGCAAACTTTACCCACTAAATGAGCTCTGAGGCATGAGGGCTATGCTTCCCTCACATGGATTTACCGAGGCTGTTTCCAAAGTCCTACTAAATAGACAGCATCAGTGAATGACCTAAGAAGCAAGGGCCCCTGGTTAGCTCTCTTTCCAAATTACGAAGTGTATCTTGTGGGTTCTGTAAATGCTGCCACTCCCCGTCTCCCAAGTTGTGCCTCTAGCCTGGGCCATTATCAGCCAGAGAGAAATGAACTTTGCAGTGCTTCTGTTCTTATCAGGCCTTCCTTCCTTGAGCTTTAATTAGCATCAAAGCACTGATTTATTGGATCTTTCTATACTTTTATGTTTCttgtttctccctttttctttcattaattcatGAGCACACGTGTGCATGTTCCTACGCTCAGTTCAAGTGGACTCAGCTGCTTCTAAGATAATGAATGATACAGCACCTGCCTCTATCCATCACTGCTGCAGTTCAGGCCATTCCCTCACCCAGTCTTTTGCCAGGTCCTCCTCATTCTTTAGTCTCTCTTTAGTCActtatttttccagaaaattctgaaaaattctgCTGCTGAagttatatcttttttctttcaattttaagcaaatgaaaaatacattttttatgttCTGATTATAAAAAGAATATGCTCAAGAAAATTATTGCAGAgtacaacaaaagaaataaaatacaagatttttttatttttctcattaaaaaaacatACCCAAAAGAAGGTTTTACACATGTGAAATGTAAGAGCACAttattcacaattaaaaaaaacaaacaaactggaaaCAAGCTTTATGTCCATCAACAGTGGAATAGATAAATATTCACACAAAAGAGTATCATGCAGCAATCAAAACAAAGGAACCAGAAGGACATACAACCAAACAAATAATTCAGCAAtttaatattaagtgaaaaaaagagcCCTAAAGATTATGTATCATGGTACTTCATTTATAAGGTTAAAaattcagataatttttttttaattggcagataATTGTTTTAGTATGTTGTgtcggtttctgctgtacaacagtgtgaattagtcataattatacatatatgagcctccctccctgctctcatcccacctctctaggtcatcaccaagcaccaggctgggctccctgtgttatacagtggcTTCCCACTAGTTGTCTGTTTCCCACAcgatagtatatatatgtcaatactacTTTCTTAATTAGTCCCACCCttttcttcccccactgtgtccacagtctCTTTTGCATGTCTGTGTCCCTGTTTTTGCAAATagggattttttaaataaaaagtatggAACACTTTTATAAGAAATAGGAATAACTTTTATAAGGTTAAAAACTCAGATAAAATCTTTTTAGAGGAATATTTGTGGATTCAGTAAAACTGTATAAAATAGAGCAAAAGAGAATGACGGACGTAGGATCTGGAATAACTAGTTACTACACTGAAGGGAATCAGAGAGAAGGATAATGTATTGAATAATTATTCaatattaatactttttaaattttctgaattatACTATTATTAATTATTTGGGACTTAGTCATATTATATTAGAACTGGAAAGGAATTGAAGTATCATATAATTTAATCCCATATTGATTTTATAAGTGAGGATTCTTGTTGCcaacaacaaaagataaaaaatgaataacaaaacCACTGCCTGCAGGCACCTATCCaatatcttttcttctttgatgGGCAATCTTTCagttctaattcttttttttttttttttagtttttattttttaaattttaaaatctttaattcttacatgcgttcccaaacatgaacccccctcccacctccctccccataacatctctctgggtcatccccatgcaccagccccaagcatgctgtatcctgcgtcagacatagactggcgattcaattcttacatgatagtatacatgttagaatgccattttGCATTGTCACTATTGAGTACCTCTCATTTCTTAAATCTTTTCCTCCTTATATTTATGACACACCACTATGGCCAGATTCCCTTTACAGATCTTGGATTTCTATTAATTTTGTCATTCCATCTTTCAAGTTGGTTTTAATCAGGATGTTTCCAAATGAATAAAGATAATTTCAGAGATAGAAGTcccataaacacaaaaataagcaATAATGGAGATAGAGAGTGACTAGAAGGCATGTTGTCTTAGACTGTATGTTTCATGAAGGCCCCTAGAGAGCTGATAGTTTTGTTGAGAATGAACTGTCAATGTTGAGTACAAGTTAAGTGCACCAAGGCTGATTAGCAGAATATTTCAGATGCAAGGAATATCCAGTGCTAATGATTAGAGGTTGAATGCACTTTTCAtttttgaggaagaaaaggaaagtcacTGTGGCTAGAATATAATGAATATAGACCTCCCAGACATTTTAATAAAGAAGCTCAGCGTGAGTTAACTAAGAAAATTACAGAGATTAAAACATTAGTTAGATAATATGAtcaatgagattttttaaaaattaaaaaaaaaattttgttttgttttgttttaattgtgaTCCTGTGTTCatgcagcttctcttgttgctcagcaggtaaagaatccacctgcaatgcaggaga
Protein-coding regions in this window:
- the LOC101115822 gene encoding olfactory receptor 2AG2-like, with the translated sequence MEHWNFTLGSGFILIGILNDSFSPELICATVTVLYMLALASNGFLLLAITMDARLHVPMYLLLGQLSLMDLLFTSVVTPKAFVDYLLSENTISFGGCAFQMFLALTVGGAEDLLLAFMAYDRYVAICHPLNYMVLMRPRVCWLMVATSWVLASLSALGHTLYTMHFPFCMSQEISHLLCEIPPLLKLACADTSRHELMVYVTGVTFLLLPLSAIVSSYTLILLTVLHMPSNEGRRKALVTCSSHLTVVGMFYGAATFMYVLPSSLHSPKQDNIISVFYTIVTPALNPLIYSLRNKEVMGALRRVLGKHIL